GATCGTTCCCGGTCTTCGGATCTTTCCGGTCTCGAAGAGAATTCTCTCCAGAAGAGTTGTCTTCCCCGCGTCGATATGGGCAAAAATTCCTACGTTTAAGATTTTCATTGGTTTTGCCTTTTGGAATTTTTGATTTCGAGCGATTGCTTGAATTCTCTTTTTTGTGGGAACTCCCTTTTTTCTCCGAAGATCCTTGTTTGTCCGTTCGTTTTTGGGAGTTCCTACTTTTCAGCTTTCAAACTTCGCAAAGTATGAGTTCCTACTTTTCAACGATTCTATCGTCACAAACAAAAGCAGGAGTTCCCACTTCGATTTGAATTCTAAATCTTCCCGAAACATCGATTCTCTTCTTGATCTTCGCCCTCAAGATTTTACCGGACAAAGGAGAATGGGTTTGTCATCAAAGGCTGATTTGTTCCCTCAAAATTACGCGTTCTTTTTTTGAAAGTAGGAACTCCAACCTCATCCGGGAATCTCTTCCAAAATACCCTGTTTGCTACATCCTAAGCTTCACAAACGTCTCTCTGAAAACAAAAAAGAGAGGCAAGTGCCTCTCTTTTTACGATCTGAAATCGACTCTCTTCTTGAGAGTCTAAAAAAATCTTTCTTACCAGCGATAGTGACTGAAAGCTTTGTTCGCTTCCGCCATTTTCCGGATATCTTCTTTTTTCTTGATAGCCGAACCGGTTCCTTTTTGTGCTTCGATGAACTCCGCCGCCAATTTTGCCGCCATTCCTTTTTCGTTTCTGTCTCTGGAATAACGGATTAGCCAACGGATTCCAAGAGCGAGTCGTCTTTCAGGACGAACTTCGATAGGAACCTGATAAGTAACCCCGCCCACTCTTCTGGATTTTACTTCCACTTGTGGTTTAGAGTTTTCTAATGCTTCACGGAATGTCGTATAAGGATCATTCCCTGTTTTTTTCTGAATGATTTCTAACGCATCATAGAATAATTTCTCAGCTACGGATTTCCCACCACTTAACATTAGGCAGTTAATAAACTTCGCAACTTGAACGTCGTTGTAAACTGGATCCGGAGTAATTTTCCGGGGTTCAACTTTTCCTCTTCTTCTAGACATCGATTCTTATCTCCCGATTATGCCTTAGGACGTTTCGCGCCGTATTTGGAGCGACCGTTTCTTCTTTTATCCACACCCAAGGTATCCAGGGTTCCACGGATAATATGATAACGAACCCCTGGAAGGTCTTTTACCCTTCCACCACGAATCAGAACCACGTTGTGTTCCTGAAGATTATGTCCCTCGCCGGGAATGTATGCCGTAACTTCGATCCCAGTAGTAAGACGAACCCTTGCAACTTTTCTCAAAGCCGAGTTCGGTTTTTTCGGAGTAAAAGTCATTACTCTCGTACAAACTCCTCTTCTCTGAGGAGAGCTCTTTAATGCAGGAGATTTTGTTCTCTTCTTCTGCTTTTGCCTGCCGTGGCGAATCAATTGACTGATTGTTGGCATGAATATCCTTCTCTAAAAAAATTTCAGATCGCTTTTTACCAGATCTTCAAACACTTCCGATTTGTAAAGTGAATGACGATCGTTCTCATTCGGCCTCAATTTGGAGAATTCTCCAAAGGGAACCATTTTGTTCCATCTCAGATTCTTCGTTCCTTTGATGGGGAAAGAAGAATCCGGATTTTCACAGCACGCCGTTTCGATCGAGCGCGGCGCGCGGTTTGTTTACTCGTCTCCGTCCGCGTCAGATTCTTCCGCAATTGCTTGTGGAATTTCTTCTTCCTCTTCTACTTCCAGAGGACGGTCCAAATCTCCGTAAGTAGTTTTGAATACCGCGATATCCTTATATTTCTTCGTTCCAGTTCCCGCAGGAATCATGTGACCGATAATGACGTTCTCTTTGAGACCCATCAGGTTATCGGTTTTTCCTTTGATCGCCGCGTCGGTAAGAACCTTCGTGGTTTCCTGGAAAGACGCAGCTGAGAAGAAGGATTCCGTATTCAAGGACGCTTTTGTAAGTCCGAGAAGAATTGGAACCGAGTCCGCAGGAGAACCCCCTTCCGCGATCACTCTTTTGTTTTCATCGTTGAAAACAAGGCGATCGATCTGTTGCTGATTCACAAAGCTCGTATCGCCGGAATCGGTAATCAGAACTTTTCTGAGCATCTGGCGAACCACAACTTCGATGTGTTTATCGTTGATATGAACCCCTTGAAGTCTGTAAACTTCTTGGACCTCTTGCACGAGATAAACTTGAAGTGCGGTAACACCTTTTACGCGAAGAATGTCGTGAGGATCTAAGTTACCGTCGTCGATCTGATCCCCTCTCTTCACGAAGTCTCCGTTACGAACCCGAATCTGTTTACCGATCGGAATCGCAACTTTTACTTTTTCCTGATCCGGATTATCCGAATGGATATAAAGAATCCGTTTTTCTTTTACGATCTCGCCGCTGATTTCAATTCTTCCATCGGTCTCAGCAAGAGTCGTAGCATCCTTAGGTCTTCTCGCTTCGAAAAGTTCGTCTACCCTTGGAAGACCGCCGGTAATATCTCGAGTTTTCTCGGCTACCGTCGGGATTTTGAAAAGAATGTCTCCGGCTTTGACTTTATCGCCGTCTTGAACCGAGATAAGCGCGTCCACAGGAACCGAGTATTCTTCTCTCGAGCTTCCGGAAATAACCGCGATTCTCGGGTTGAGTTTCTCTCTTCTCTGTTCAATCACCTTAAGAAGAATGTTGGAAGTTTTTACGTCCTCGTCTCTTCTTACGTTCTTTCCGATTTCGAGATCCATCCACTGGATGCTTCCGTCAAATTCGGAAATACCGACTTCGTTATAAGGGTCAAATTCCGCGATCGGTTGATTTGGCTGAGTGATATCGTTAACTTTAACGTTTACTACGGTTCCAGTTTTAACCGGAACAACCGCCTCTTCTCCCAAGATTCTGAAAACTCCATTCTCGATATGAATCGTTCCAGGCATTTCGGAAGTGATGTTCTCGCCGCTCGGAGCGGTTGCAACCAACTCTCCCTTGTCCACCTTCTGACCGTTTTCAACTCTCAAGTTGGAAAGTTCTTCCATCTTGTATTGTTGAATCAATCTCTGAATTACGATGGATCCACGACGAGAGAATACGTTTTGTTCCTTATCGTTACGGAGCAAACGTCCGTTGATATTGTTCACAATCGCTGTATAAGATACTTTGTGTTCTTTTTCCTGAACCTTCGCAGACGCCGCACCACCGATGTGGAAAGTTCTCATCGTCAACTGAGTTCCAGGTTGTCCGATCGACTGAGCCGCGATGGTTCCGACCGCTTCCCCGATTTCCGCAGGAATGAGTCTCGCCATGTCCATACCGTAACAGCAGATACAAACACCTTGTTTGGATTCGCAAGTCAACGGAGAACGAACTCTGATTTTATCGTAGCCGAGGTTTTCTATTTTTTGTCCGACTTCTCTTGTGATCAGAGTATTTCTCGGATACACAACTTGATCGGTCACAGGATCGATAATACTTTCCGCGGTGTAACGTCCGAACACGCGATCGTTCAAGGAAACGATTACGTTCTCTCCTTCTTTTACGATACCGAGAGAGATAGACTCTTCGGTTCCGCAATCGTCTTCGGAGATGATAACGTCCTGAGAAATATCCACGAGACGACGAGTGAGATAACCCGCATCGGCGGTTTTTAACGCCGTATCCGCGAGACCTTTTCTCGCACCGTGAGTGGAGATGAAGAATTCAAGAACCGAAAGACCTTCGCGGAAGTTGGAACGAATCGCGAGCTCAATAATTTCTCCCGAAGGTTTCGCCATAAGACCGCGCATTCCTGCGAGCTGACGAATCTGTTGTTTCGATCCTCTCGCACCGGAAGCCGCCATGATGAACACGGGATTAAATCCGCCCTTGTCTTTTTCCAATTCTTTGAACATGGAATCGGTGATGAGATCGTTTGTTTTTGTCCAGATCTCGATTACCTTTTTACGACGTTCTTCGTTTGTGATGATACCTTTGCGATACTCGGAGTCGGCTTTTTCGACTTCTTTGTTCGCGTCGTTTACGAGTCCGACCTTACCCGGAGACACACGAATGTCTTCGATGGAAATGGTAGGAGCAAACAGAGTCGCATAACGATATCCTAATTTTTTAATATCGTCGAGCATCAATACGGTTTTTGCAGGACCGTATTTGTCATACACGTCGGCGATGATCTTGTTTGTTTCCTTGTCGGAAAGCGGCTTGTTTACGTAAGCATAACCTTCCGGAAGAATCGTATTGAAGATCAATCTTCCAGGAGTTGTCTCGAGAATCTTCCCTTGGTGATAAACGCTGATCTTGGTTCTAAATTCTACAACGCCTCTGTCGATCGCGTAGTGAACCTCGTCCAAGTTCGAGAAAGATTTCAAAGGAACGCCCGGCTCCGGTGGAAGTTCGGAAGTTAAATAATAAATCCCTAATACGATATCCTGAGTCGGTCCGCAGATCGGATGTCCGTTTGCGGGGTTGAGAATATTGTGAGGAGAGAGCATCAACATCCAAGTTTCCAACTGAGCCTTTGGAGTCAGAGGAACGTGGATCGCCATCTGGTCACCGTCGAAGTCGGCGTTGAACGCGTGACAGACGAGAGGATGGAGTTTGATCGCCTTCCCTTCCACAAGGATCGGTAAGAATGCTTGGATCCCCAGACGGTGAAGGGTCGGAGCTCTGTTCAACATCACAGGGTGCTCTTTTACTACGTATTCCAATACGTCGAAAACTTCTTTGTCTTCGGCTTCTACTTTCTTCTTAGCGGACTTGATGTTCGGAGCTAAGTCCAGATCCACAAGTCTCTTCATGATAAAAGGTTTGAAAAGTTCCAAAGCCATTTTCTTCGGAAGACCCATCTCGTGGTATTTCAGCTCGGGACCGACTACGATCACGGAACGACCGGAATAGTCTACCCGCTTACCGAGAAGGTTCTGACGGAAACGACCTTGTTTCCCTTTGAGCATGTCGGAGATGGATTTAAGAGGACGGTTTCCCTTTCCTTTAACGGCGCGTTTTCTGCGAGAGTTGTCAAAGAGAGCGTCAACGGCTTCTTGCAACATTCTCTTTTCGTTACGAACGATGATCTCAGGAGCTTTCAGAGCGAGAAGTCTTTTGAGACGGTTGTTACGATTGATCACACGACGGTATAAGTCGTTCAAATCGGAAGTAGCGAATCTACCGCCTTCCAACTGAACCATAGGACGAAGTTCCGGAGGAATGACGGGAACGATGTCGAGTACCATCCACTCGGGGCGGTTTCCGGAATCACGGAACGCTTCCAAAACTTCCAGACGTTTGAGAATTCTCTTGTCGGAGATCTTATCTTTGTCTTGGATTTTTTGACGGATCATTCTCGCTTCCGCGTCGACGTCGATACGAGCCAGAAGTTCTTTGATCGCATCAGCGCCGATTCCGGCTACGAACTTGTCGCCATACTCGTCGAGATACGCGTGGTATTCTTCTTCGTCGATGAGTTCGCCGCGGTTTCTTCCCGAATCCGCAGGATCGATGATTACGTATTTTTCAAAGTAGAGAACGCTCTTTAACTGGTTCACAGTCATATCGAGCAAAAGTCCCATTCTCGAAGGAACGGAACGATAATACCAGATATGAGAAACCGGAGCCGCGAGTTCGATATGCCCCATTCTTTCGCGACGAACTTTAGAGTGAGTTACCTCGACCCCGCACTTGTCGCAAACCACACCCTTGTAACGGATGGACTTGAATTTACCGCAGTAACATTCCCAGTCTTTGGTGGTTCCGAAAATTTTCTCGCAGAAAAGACCGTCTTTCTCGGGCTTTAAGGTCCGGTAGTTGATGGTCTCTGGTTTTTTAACTTCCCCGTAAGACCATTCTTTGATCCTTTCGGGAGAAGCCAGGCGGATTGTAATCGATTCGAAGTCGTTATGGGATCTCATGTTCTTATGCGTTCTCTATAGTCTCGAATTTAATTTTCTTCTTACTCTTAGAATATTCATCTTCGTAGTCGGAAATATCCACAGTGTTTCCTTCCGAGTCGGTGATGATGATATCCAGAGCAAGCCCTCTAAGCTCTTGAACCAATACGTTGAAGGACTCAGGGATACCAGGTTTGATGGAATGGATACCCTTGACGATCGCTTCGTAGATTCTCGCACGTCCGAGCATATCGTCGGACTTGATGGTGAGAAGTTCCTGAAGAGTATGAGAAGCGCCGTAAGCTTCGAGAGCCCACACTTCCATTTCCCCAAGACGCTGTCCACCGAACTGAGCCTTTCCTCCGAGTGGTTGTTGAGTCACCAAAGAGTAAGGACCGGTCGATCTTGCGTGGATCTTGTCTTCCACCAAGTGAGCGAGTTTTAAGATGTAGATATAACCGCAGAAGACTTCGTTCATAAAAGGAAGTCCGGTTCTACCGTCAAAAAGTTTGAATTTAGAATTCAGAGGAAGATTTGCCTCTTTGCAGAAATTATCCACGTCGACTTCTTCCGCGCCGTCAAAGACCGGAGTTTCAAAAGAAATTCCGAGTTTGCTCGCGGCAAAACCCAACTGAGTTTCAAAAATCTGACCGAGGTTCATCCGTGAAGGAACGCCTAACGGGTTTAAGACGATGTCCATCGGAGTTCCGTCTTCCATGTAAGGCATGTCTTCTTCCGCCATTACACGAGCGACGACCCCTTTGTTTCCGTGGCGTCCGGCCATTTTATCCCCAACCAGAAGTTTTCTCTTTCTGGCTACGAATACTTTTACCATTTCTTCCACGCCCGCAGGAAGTTCGTCTTGATTCTCGCGAGAGAATCTTTTGATATCAATGACGGTTCCTTCAAAACCGTTCGGCATTCTAAGAGAAGAATCTCTTACGTCTTTGGCTTTTTCACCAAAGATAGAATGAAGAAGTTTGTATTCCGGAGTCAGGTCGGTTTCGCCTTTCGGAGTCACCATTCCCACGAGAATGTCTCCCGGTTTCACTTCCGCACCGACGCGGATCACACCGGTTTCATCCAAATCACGGAACGCTTTGTCCGAAAGATTTGGAATGTCTCGAGTGATTTGTTCCGGTCCAAGTTTTGTTTCTCTTGCTTGGATCTCGAACTCTTCGATGTGAATGGAAGAGAATACGTCGTCGCGAACGATTCTTTCGGAGATCAAAATCGCATCCTCGAAGTTGTAACCTTCCCAAGGCATGAACGCCGCGAGAACGTTTCTACCAAGAGCGAGCACTCCGTTGTCAACGGCAGGACCATCGGCAAGGACCGTTCCTTTCACGAGGATATTTCCGATCTCGTCCAACTTCTCACCGGTAACGATTTGTCCCGCGAGAGTGGTTCCTCTTTTTACTTCTTCACCGGAAGAAACGATCGGAGCATATTGTCTGCTTCCCATCTGGAGAATGTATTCTTTTACATCTCCGTTATCCCGTGTTACTTCGATTTTTTCTTTAGAAACCTTGGATACTTTTCCGTCGTAATCGGAGTGAACCACTCCGACGATCGGCTTTTGATTAAAACAAGTTCCTTGGTTGGTCTTTTTGAATTTTGTAAGAGAATAAGTATCGGATTCTTTTCCGCCCTTTCTCTCGACGACGATATTCTCCGCATCCACGGAAACCACAACGCCGTCGTGTTTGTTCACGATACAAATTCTGGAGTCATAAGCGGCTCTGGTTTCCATTCCAGTTCCGACGAAAGGAGCTTCTTCACGAAGAAGAGGAACTGCCTGACGTTGCATGTTGGAACCCATCAAGGCGCGGTTCGCGTCGTCGTGTTCCAAGAAAGGAATGAGCGCCGTAGAAACCGAAACAACTTGAAGAGGAGCCAAGTCCATATACTGGATTTCACTCGGGTTACGGAAAGGAAAGTCCCCTCTGTGACGGGTGGAGATCAATTTGTTTTTGAGTTCTCCTTTCTCGTCGAGAACGCCAGATGCTTGTGCGATATAATGATATTCTTCTTTGTCTGCGGTAAGGTGTTCAATCTGACCGGTGACTTTAGAATTCTTAACCGTTCTGTAAGGAGTTTCTAAGAATCCGTAGTCGTTTACACGAGCATACGAAGACATAGAAAGAATCAGACCGATGTTCGGACCTTCCGGAGTTTCAATCGGACACATTCTACCGTAGTGAGAATAGTGAACGTCCCGCACTTCCATACCGGCTCTGTCTCTCGAAAGACCTCCGGGACCAAGTGCGTTCAGTCTTCGTTTGTGAGTCAGTTCCGCGAGAGGGTTTGTCTGATCCATAAACTGAGAAAGTTGAGAAGAACCGAAAAATTCGTTGATCACGGCCGTGATCGGTTTGATCGAAATGAGAAGTTGAGGAGTTTGGGTTTCAATTTCCTGAACGGTCATTCTTTCTTTGATCACTCTTTCCACTCTGGAGAATCCGGTCTTGAGTTGGTTGGAGATCAACTCTCCAACGGAACGAATCCTTCTGTTTCCAAGGTGATCGATATCGTCCGGATAATAGTTTTCAGTTTCAGAAAAAAGATTCAGAATGTAACGAACGGTTTCGATGATGTCCGCCGGTCTTAAGACGCGAGCCTTTTCACCGGAAAATTCTTTCGGGTTATTAAATTCAAACTTAGAATTGATTTTGTAACGACCCACGTCTCCGAGATCGAAAGTTTTTGGAGAAAAGAAAAGACGAGTCAATTCGGTAGTAGCATTCTCAATCGTAGAAGGTTCACCCTGACGCATCAAAGAATGAAATTTTAAAATCGCATCCTCGTAGTCGTTCACTCCGTCTTTTTCAAGAGCGTTGATCAAAATCGGGTTATCTTTTCCTTTTGGAAATTCGATCAGTTCGACTTCTTTTACCTTCATCTCTTTTAAGATGGAGATATTGTCTTCGTTGACCTTGGAACCGGCTTCGAGCATGACCTCTCCGGTTTCCATGTTGATGATATCGTTGATGGTTCTTCTTCCGAGAATTTTTTTCAGATCCTTGGAAGTAGCGCCTGCGATTTTTTCTTTTCTAGAGCTGTAGAATAAACGAAGAACTTCTTCGTTGGTTCCGTGGCCGAGTGATTTGATAAGAAGAGTAGCCGGGAATTTTTTCTTTCTATCGATCTTCGCGATCAGAATTCCCTTGTTGTCCATCTCGAATTCCAACCAGGATCCTCTGTAAGGAATCACTCTGGCTGAGAAAACGTCTCTTTCCATATCGTAAGAAAAGAAAATACCGGGAGAACGGTGAAGCTGAGAAACGACGACGCGTTCCGCTCCGTTGATGATAAACGTTCCCTGCTCGGTCATCACGGGAAGATCTCCCATGTAGACGGTTTGTTCGCGGATTTCTCCGGTTTCTTTGATGATTAACCTGATGACTGCTTTTAACGGAAGCGCAAAAGTCGCGTCCGTGTCTTTACATTCTTGAGGAGAACGTTTTGGTTCTCCCAGAATATAATGACTGTACTCCATGATCATGTCATTGTTGGGACTTTCAATAGGAAAGGTCTCCCGGAATACAGCTTCTAATCCTTGATGCTTTCTTTTGGTTTCATCCTTAACGTCTGTCTGAAGAAACCAGTCAAAAGAACGCTTCTGAATTTGAATCAAGTTAGGAAGGTAATCCAGATTCGTGATTTTTCCGAAATTTACCCGTTTTCTCTCTACTTGACCGTACATTCTTTGTGCTCCCTATCGATAATGAAAAAAACTATGACCTGTATAAACAAAACGAACCTACGTTTTTGCTTTTAGCAAAAAAGAAGGATTCGAACTCTTTCAGCCTAAGTCCTTTTTTAAGAAAAGATACTAAAATTCTGAAAGGCTGTAAATACAATAGAGCAAGAGGGCCTGAAACCAGGCCTCCTTGCCGTGAGTGAAAGGATTTTTTGAAAGCTAGCGCTAACAGAGCTCTAACGAAACGATTAGCTCGCTTTGAGTTCAATCTGTGCGCCAACGCCCTCGAGTTTCTTTTTGAGGTCATCAGCTTCTGCTTTAGAAACGCCTTCTTTAACAGACTTTCCGCCAGCTTCAACGAGGTCTTTCGCCTCTTTCAATCCGAGTCCAGTGATTTCTCTTACGAGTTTGATCACTTCAATCTTCTTATCGCCAAAACCTTTCAGAATGACGTTATAAGTAGAAGCTTCTTCAGCAACAGCTCCGGCAACAGGTGCCGCCGCGGCTACTGCAACCGGAGCTGCAGCAGAAATGCCGAATTTATCTTCCATTTTTTTAACGAGGTCTGCAGCCTCAACTAAGGTTAGTTTTCCGATTTGCTCTAATAGCGCTTCTGTAGACATTTATATGCTCCTTTGATTCCGTTTAGTCGTTTTGCTATTTAAAAAATACGTTACGCGTTGTTCTTTTCTGCGGTTGCTTGGATCGCTCTTGCAAGAGACGCGATGATCTGATTGAGACCAGATGCGATCGTTCTTGCCGGTGCGTTGATTCCGCCTGCAATCATAGCGAGAAGTTGTTCGCGACTTGGAAGTCCTGCGATCGCTTCTACACCTTCTGCATCCAATACGGATCCGTCCATGTAACCCGCTCTTACAATGAGGTTCTTATTTACCTTTGCAAAGTCTTTGCAAACTTTTGCAACGGCTGGAAGATTCTCACCTGCGAAGATAGCAGCCAGTGGTCCTTGGTATTCAGGTCCGAAAGAAATGTTTTTGTCTTTGTGACCTTCCGATTCTTTCAGAGCTCTTAAGAAAAGATTGTTCTTGAGAACTTTCATCTCGGAACCTTCTTTTCTCAACTGAGCGCGGAGACCGGTGATTTCTTCCACGGTCAATCCTGAATAGCAGGCAAGAATGAAGTTATTCTTCGCTTCCAACTTGCCTTTGAGTAATGCGACTGCTTCTACTTTTTCCTGATTCGCCATTTTCTATAACTCCAAATCTTGTCCAGGTCAGACGGAAGTATTGACCAGTTCTTTCACGTCTACTTTCACGCCGACTCCCATCGTAGGAGAAACGGAGAAAGTTTTCAAATAATCGCCTTTTGCATCGGAAGGTTTATCACGCATCAGAGTTTGAACTACGGTGCGGATGTTTTCGACTAACTTCGTATTGTCGAAAGAAACCTTACCAACTCCGAGGTGAACGACACCGCCTTTATCGGGACGATACTCGATACGACCTGCTTTCAATTCACCGACCGCTTTTGCTACGTCGTTGGTCACGGTTCCCGCTTTCGGTTTTGGCATAAGGCCTTTTCTACCGAGAATCGGACCGAGCTTACCTACGTCTTTCATCATGTCGGGAGTAGCCACACAAGCGTCGAAATCAGTCCAACCGCCCGCCACCTTTTCGATAAGATCCATATCTCCGACGAAATCGGCTCCGGCATTCTTCGCGTCGTTTTGTTTGTCCCCTTTGCAGAAAACAAGAACGCGAACTTTTTTACCGGTTCCGTGTGGAAGAGAAATCGTTCCACGAATGTTCTGAAGAGATTTATAATTTACTTTCGTAGAAATCTCGAGAGTTCCATCAAACTTCGTATAGGAAGTGGACTTTGCAAGTTCCACTGCCTGATCAATATTGAAGAATTTTGTGCTATCTACTTTCTCTTTGAGAGCTCTGTATTTTTTTCCGCGTTGCATGTTCTTCTTGAACTCCTATTAATCTACGGTAACACCCATAGAACGGCAGGTCCCTGCGATGATGTTCACAGCTGCGTCTATGTCGTTTGCGTTGAGGTCTTCCATTTTTGTTTTGGCGATCTCTTCGAGTTGTTGGCGAGTGATCTTTCCAACCTTATGAGTGTGAGGGGTTGGAGATCCAGTTTCCAAACCGATTGCTTTCTTTACGAGAAGAGCCGCCGGAGGAGACTTGGTGATGAATGTAAAACTACGATCCGAAAATACGGTGATCACAACCGGAAGTTTCAGTCCGATTTGTGCTTTCGATCTTTCATTGAATTGCTTGCAGAATTCCATGATGTTAAGACCGGCTTGACCAAGTGCCGGACCAACGGGAGGTGCTGGGTTTGCTTTTCCCGCTTCTACCTGAAGTTTAATCTGCTTTACTACTTTTTTTGCTGCCATGGATAGAACGCCTGATTCCTTTGTTCTTTCTCTTAATTTTCAGTTTTAACCTGAAGATAATCCAGTTCCACAGGAGTTGATCTCCCGAAGATTTCTACTTTTACACGAAGTCTTCCTTTATCCGGAAAGATTTCGTCCACGAGTCCCGTGAAGTTCGCAAAAGGACCGTCAATAATTTTCAAAGAATCCCCTACTTTGAAGAGGATCTTTGGAGCTACCGGCTCCTCGTTCGTAACATCGCCCGACTCGGAAAAAAGGTTTTTCACCTCTTCCAGAGAAAGAGGCTCAGGGCCTCCGTCCTTGGATCCTACAAAAGTCGAGACGGATGGGAGAGACTGGATTAAAAATCGAGTATCATCATCCATATCCATCTCGATGAGAACGTAACCAGGCATTAACTTACGCTTGGTTACTTTCTTTTTGCCGTTTTTCATTTCGGCAACATCCATGGTCGGTATCTTAACCTGGAAAATTTTCTCTTCCAGCTTCTTCTGCTGAACGAGCTTTTCTATATTCTTCTGAACCTTATTCTCGTGTCCGGAATAAGTCTGAAGGGCGTACCATTTTTTTGTTCCCATGGAGATAACTTAAAGATTCCTTCCGATCTTACCTTAACTACCCAGTTCCCAGAACCAGGTAAGGAGCTTTACAAATGCCGAATCCGCGAAAAACAGGAAAATGGAAAAAAAGAAAACAGTCACTAACACCACTACGGTGGAGTAGACAACTTCTTCGCGGGTAGGCCACTGGACCTTTTCCAATTCCGCTTTACATTCCTGTATAAAAGTAGTTACTTTCACGATTTCCTGCCAGATGTATTGTAGGCCGACGCAGAGAGAGAAGAATCTTTCAGGCCCGGAGAGAATCGAACTCCCACCAAGGACTTTGGAGATCCTAGTTCTACCACTAAACTACAGGCCTGTTTATTTCTTAGCCCTCTGCCAGGCTTGAACTGGCGACCCCTTCCTTACCATGGAAGTGCTCTACCACTGAGCTAAGAGGGCAATATTCCTTCCGGCTCTCTGCTAAAGATGCCTAGGAATTCACAGTATTTTTAAGGCGGGCTAGACGTCAATCAAATCCGGCATAGAATTTGCTAATTACCGTTTTCTGATAACTTTGACTTCAAAAACAAGAGTTTTGAAGTGTGGGAACTCCCAAAAAGATAGAAAAAATCCCGGACCTGGGAGCGAAAGCAGAGAGAGCAAAAAATTACACGGAGTTTGCAACGAAAACTCCCACGACCCGGGAAGGTGTTTCCACCTAAAGACAAGAGTCGGTGAAATAAAATTTCGTACAAGAAAAATCTCGCATTCCGTTTCGAGGATTCTGATTTTTTTAGAAGTATTTTTTTGAAAAAAAGAGGAGTTCCTACATTTCGGATATGGACAAAGTTTCGACGCTTTTTGGGAGTGGGCTTTCTGGAAGATTTGGAAATCGCCAACGGTTGCCTCTTTCGAAAAAGTCGTTAAAAGAAGGAGTTCCTACTTTCATCGGAAAATCAAACAATCAGATCTTATCAAGAGCGAGATTTGGAGTTAAAGGAGACATAACGGTCCTTGAATTCCCATAGCCCGAAAACAAATCCTCTACCCGCTTTTTTCAAAGGAGTTCCTACAAATCCAAAGCACCACCCAAATCCGCGGACTCTCAGATTCCTTCTTGAAACACGACATAATCTTATTATGAGCACATAAGAGAAGAGTTAGAGAAAAAAGCCTAAAAAAAGAAAAGGATTCTCCAAAACGGCATCAGATCGTTTTCAAAATTTTTTTAAGAGAATTTTTACAACACAAGCTCTTCGAAAGAGGAACTCCTTTTCTGAAACTTTCCCGAAAAGAAAAAGTAGGAACTCCTT
This is a stretch of genomic DNA from Leptospira tipperaryensis. It encodes these proteins:
- the rpsG gene encoding 30S ribosomal protein S7; translated protein: MSRRRGKVEPRKITPDPVYNDVQVAKFINCLMLSGGKSVAEKLFYDALEIIQKKTGNDPYTTFREALENSKPQVEVKSRRVGGVTYQVPIEVRPERRLALGIRWLIRYSRDRNEKGMAAKLAAEFIEAQKGTGSAIKKKEDIRKMAEANKAFSHYRW
- the rpsL gene encoding 30S ribosomal protein S12 — protein: MPTISQLIRHGRQKQKKRTKSPALKSSPQRRGVCTRVMTFTPKKPNSALRKVARVRLTTGIEVTAYIPGEGHNLQEHNVVLIRGGRVKDLPGVRYHIIRGTLDTLGVDKRRNGRSKYGAKRPKA
- the rpoC gene encoding DNA-directed RNA polymerase subunit beta', which gives rise to MRSHNDFESITIRLASPERIKEWSYGEVKKPETINYRTLKPEKDGLFCEKIFGTTKDWECYCGKFKSIRYKGVVCDKCGVEVTHSKVRRERMGHIELAAPVSHIWYYRSVPSRMGLLLDMTVNQLKSVLYFEKYVIIDPADSGRNRGELIDEEEYHAYLDEYGDKFVAGIGADAIKELLARIDVDAEARMIRQKIQDKDKISDKRILKRLEVLEAFRDSGNRPEWMVLDIVPVIPPELRPMVQLEGGRFATSDLNDLYRRVINRNNRLKRLLALKAPEIIVRNEKRMLQEAVDALFDNSRRKRAVKGKGNRPLKSISDMLKGKQGRFRQNLLGKRVDYSGRSVIVVGPELKYHEMGLPKKMALELFKPFIMKRLVDLDLAPNIKSAKKKVEAEDKEVFDVLEYVVKEHPVMLNRAPTLHRLGIQAFLPILVEGKAIKLHPLVCHAFNADFDGDQMAIHVPLTPKAQLETWMLMLSPHNILNPANGHPICGPTQDIVLGIYYLTSELPPEPGVPLKSFSNLDEVHYAIDRGVVEFRTKISVYHQGKILETTPGRLIFNTILPEGYAYVNKPLSDKETNKIIADVYDKYGPAKTVLMLDDIKKLGYRYATLFAPTISIEDIRVSPGKVGLVNDANKEVEKADSEYRKGIITNEERRKKVIEIWTKTNDLITDSMFKELEKDKGGFNPVFIMAASGARGSKQQIRQLAGMRGLMAKPSGEIIELAIRSNFREGLSVLEFFISTHGARKGLADTALKTADAGYLTRRLVDISQDVIISEDDCGTEESISLGIVKEGENVIVSLNDRVFGRYTAESIIDPVTDQVVYPRNTLITREVGQKIENLGYDKIRVRSPLTCESKQGVCICCYGMDMARLIPAEIGEAVGTIAAQSIGQPGTQLTMRTFHIGGAASAKVQEKEHKVSYTAIVNNINGRLLRNDKEQNVFSRRGSIVIQRLIQQYKMEELSNLRVENGQKVDKGELVATAPSGENITSEMPGTIHIENGVFRILGEEAVVPVKTGTVVNVKVNDITQPNQPIAEFDPYNEVGISEFDGSIQWMDLEIGKNVRRDEDVKTSNILLKVIEQRREKLNPRIAVISGSSREEYSVPVDALISVQDGDKVKAGDILFKIPTVAEKTRDITGGLPRVDELFEARRPKDATTLAETDGRIEISGEIVKEKRILYIHSDNPDQEKVKVAIPIGKQIRVRNGDFVKRGDQIDDGNLDPHDILRVKGVTALQVYLVQEVQEVYRLQGVHINDKHIEVVVRQMLRKVLITDSGDTSFVNQQQIDRLVFNDENKRVIAEGGSPADSVPILLGLTKASLNTESFFSAASFQETTKVLTDAAIKGKTDNLMGLKENVIIGHMIPAGTGTKKYKDIAVFKTTYGDLDRPLEVEEEEEIPQAIAEESDADGDE